One segment of Flexistipes sp. DNA contains the following:
- a CDS encoding MarR family winged helix-turn-helix transcriptional regulator — protein MTDENLLEKDISMTLAKVFFGMKKIFTKLWSEYDITPEQVGILTILWDENGLSQHDIAKRSIKDAPSTARLISRLIDRGFVKCVTDSEDRRCTNVFLTEKGRKLEEPAKSIMPEYNSMIYNGISNKEKQGLLGILQKMYNNIENIEVKDEENH, from the coding sequence ATGACTGATGAAAATTTGCTGGAAAAAGATATTTCTATGACTCTGGCCAAAGTTTTTTTCGGGATGAAAAAGATTTTTACAAAACTTTGGTCGGAATATGATATTACACCGGAGCAGGTGGGAATTCTCACCATTTTATGGGACGAAAACGGACTAAGTCAGCATGATATCGCAAAACGCAGCATAAAGGACGCTCCGAGTACGGCAAGGCTCATAAGCAGGCTCATTGACCGCGGTTTTGTCAAATGTGTGACTGACAGCGAAGACCGAAGATGCACCAATGTGTTTTTAACTGAAAAAGGGAGAAAGCTGGAGGAGCCGGCCAAATCCATAATGCCTGAATACAACAGCATGATTTATAACGGTATTAGTAATAAGGAGAAGCAAGGACTTTTGGGGATTTTGCAAAAAATGTATAACAATATAGAAAATATTGAGGTGAAAGATGAAGAGAATCATTAG
- a CDS encoding DUF6701 domain-containing protein has protein sequence MSQQTTKLTRNSLILLFSFIFLLLTTSAYSAPGDILFTHNNSIDTFDENSLNTYWNVDSNGGDAGISNGTPDSDGRAMYTRYGEVTVTTKRTIDLSGKYAELSFWAQVGDDSFSEDPDANEDLVIEYNDSNNDWHILARIAGDTAPGSVFNQTIEIPANGLHSNFRFRFRQTGGSGYNYDYYHIDNVVLREASPPPPGFCDDFENGLSNWIISNNNYAGIGEQTYDSPTHSLYLNGGPVNATSRLMDLSGKSAANLSFWLQRGSDDILGSEFPEDGENIIVSYFNNSGNWIDLETFQGGGTPGEVFNKTYILPSDAFHSGLQVRFSLTDGSGENWDYWHIDNFCVQSPAMLFLDYRMDEAEWSGTAGEVKDNSSNDYDGTAYNGLTTTDNSTVNGGICRVGGIFDGVDDYIEVPDLSALQSTASLSFWIKTNQTGNDTAWQAPGITGIEENGGTNDIFWGFIDSNGNIGIAVGNNFTIKSNNEVNDNQWHHVVLTRNADTGDAKVYVDGILEDTGNMNSGSIGNSFSSIGRIEDTGGSPEYFNGYLDEVKIFDSILTDSQVSNIYNNENNGNNWDGTPRTCPSVPGQIDCTDIFPSAAQNSESNSSIEFGWNAQVSDPDNTLETYEIIYNQWSNDTCITTDCAASNSISKKPTLGTFITTNSTLDVNLGWREDYTLGNNNINEYRNIDSGGRSTISDSGNFDVYKIQTLSLKDRDTLELQGGTDYWIETFNFDGSRIEITVQGNGTARLFIKDPTEFSWRTDINENGEPNNLLIVDYGDITFSNGNDGEINAVVYSKGSIEVGSDIEINGSLAAEGNINLISNSYINYDINWISNLDDRGFCESPGSNLNHILLTHDGYALTCRAEPITVKACANDNCSTLYNNQVTVNFTNPSSGWETDPATFTGGQTTVDLIHTDNETITINAEATSPIADNNTRCLNTSGGADCEIIFTDVGIIIDGDDASTNPESDITTQIAGKPSDTNPNGETQLIRVIRTNDKTGACIPGVQNKNLDVSFSYSLPQINQGLEDNSIQVTANGGNIILTDNTTTQSLSLSFDSNGTAPFIFESSDAGKYSLTAEMQIPVTYSDNTTAVQTVTGTDTSNAFVVRPFAVFANAVGNPKSQDANGGVFRKAGNPFTLNFKSLKWTSGRDSDNNGEWDSCDNSTLTDPGSNYARVPSWDIGQPSVNLALPSTGNNPGISYNNGNITFAKSSNTVSSDNITFGEVGIIQMQKDGLNNFLGESVQVCSPYIGRFTPHHFEVTSKTTGDLANQCSNSFTYTGQKTNYLVKPEFIITAQNKDNNTTQNYKGNFFKLEKSGIDITTPTTDANQVGEDGVNKVKVSVERDDASLNPNNDGTATYTFGNDNITYVRDNNSQIAPFDALINFEINSIVDNDSVSAINLPDNISASGTEIRYGRMDILDNYGPETEPLTLDVRTEYWDGDSWELNDNDSCTQLTDSDFYLDNYTVNLNSGETSLFGIADINSGYGSLSLTAPGENNNGSVDINLISYLYLLDNETVGTATFGIYRGRDIIIDWQEVPAE, from the coding sequence GTGAGCCAACAAACAACGAAATTAACCCGAAATTCTCTTATATTACTTTTTTCCTTTATTTTTTTACTCCTGACTACATCAGCATATTCAGCACCCGGCGACATTCTCTTCACTCACAACAATTCTATAGACACTTTTGATGAAAACTCATTAAATACTTATTGGAATGTTGATTCAAATGGCGGAGATGCCGGAATATCAAATGGTACGCCTGACTCTGACGGCAGAGCAATGTATACAAGATATGGTGAAGTTACTGTAACCACTAAGCGTACAATTGACCTTTCCGGAAAATATGCAGAACTTAGCTTTTGGGCTCAAGTTGGAGATGACAGTTTCAGCGAAGACCCTGATGCCAATGAAGATTTAGTAATAGAATATAATGATAGCAACAATGATTGGCATATTCTTGCCCGAATTGCTGGTGATACAGCACCTGGATCAGTATTTAATCAAACCATAGAAATTCCGGCAAATGGTTTGCACAGTAACTTTCGTTTTCGCTTTAGACAAACAGGCGGTAGCGGATATAATTATGACTACTACCATATTGATAATGTAGTACTTAGAGAGGCTTCACCTCCGCCTCCAGGATTTTGCGATGACTTCGAGAACGGTCTTTCAAACTGGATTATAAGCAATAACAATTATGCCGGCATTGGTGAACAAACTTATGATTCGCCTACACACAGCCTTTATCTTAACGGAGGTCCAGTAAATGCAACTTCAAGACTGATGGACTTATCAGGCAAATCAGCCGCAAATCTAAGCTTTTGGCTTCAAAGAGGCAGTGATGACATTCTGGGAAGTGAGTTCCCAGAAGATGGTGAAAATATTATTGTTTCATATTTTAATAACAGCGGCAACTGGATTGATTTGGAAACATTTCAGGGGGGTGGAACACCTGGAGAAGTGTTCAATAAAACTTACATTTTACCAAGCGATGCATTTCATAGCGGACTGCAGGTACGCTTCAGTTTGACTGACGGCAGTGGTGAAAATTGGGATTACTGGCATATAGATAATTTTTGCGTCCAAAGTCCTGCTATGCTTTTCCTTGATTACAGAATGGATGAAGCCGAATGGAGTGGTACAGCCGGAGAAGTGAAAGATAACAGCTCAAATGATTATGATGGTACTGCTTATAACGGTTTAACCACAACAGATAACTCTACAGTTAATGGTGGAATCTGCAGAGTAGGAGGTATATTTGACGGAGTGGATGATTATATTGAAGTGCCGGATCTTTCCGCATTACAGTCAACGGCCTCTTTGAGCTTTTGGATAAAAACAAATCAAACCGGCAATGATACTGCATGGCAGGCACCAGGTATTACAGGAATTGAAGAAAACGGAGGAACTAACGATATTTTCTGGGGTTTTATCGATAGCAATGGCAATATTGGCATTGCTGTAGGCAATAATTTTACCATAAAATCTAATAATGAAGTAAATGATAATCAATGGCATCATGTAGTTCTTACAAGAAATGCTGATACAGGTGATGCAAAAGTTTATGTTGATGGGATACTTGAAGACACAGGGAACATGAATAGTGGAAGCATTGGAAACAGTTTTTCCAGTATTGGCAGAATTGAAGATACGGGGGGCTCACCTGAATATTTTAACGGTTATTTGGATGAAGTAAAAATATTTGATAGCATTCTTACTGATTCTCAAGTTTCTAATATTTATAATAACGAAAACAACGGTAACAACTGGGATGGAACACCACGAACATGTCCAAGTGTACCGGGACAAATAGATTGCACAGATATATTCCCCAGTGCTGCCCAAAACTCTGAATCCAACAGCTCTATAGAATTTGGATGGAACGCTCAGGTTTCTGATCCAGACAATACTCTTGAAACATATGAAATCATCTATAACCAATGGAGTAATGATACTTGTATAACTACTGATTGCGCAGCATCTAATTCTATATCTAAGAAACCAACACTTGGTACCTTCATAACTACTAATAGTACTTTAGATGTGAATTTGGGTTGGAGAGAAGATTATACGCTTGGGAATAACAATATAAACGAATATAGAAATATAGACAGCGGGGGTCGCAGCACTATATCAGACAGCGGTAATTTTGATGTTTATAAAATTCAGACTCTTTCGTTAAAAGACAGAGATACCTTAGAGCTTCAGGGAGGAACAGATTATTGGATTGAAACTTTTAACTTTGATGGTTCAAGGATTGAAATCACAGTCCAAGGCAACGGTACCGCCAGACTTTTTATTAAAGACCCAACAGAATTTAGTTGGAGAACAGATATTAATGAAAACGGCGAACCTAATAATTTACTAATTGTGGACTATGGTGATATCACTTTTTCAAACGGTAATGATGGAGAAATTAATGCTGTGGTGTATTCTAAGGGAAGTATTGAAGTTGGAAGTGACATTGAAATAAATGGATCTTTAGCTGCAGAAGGGAATATAAACTTAATTAGCAATAGCTACATTAACTATGATATAAATTGGATATCAAATTTAGACGATCGAGGTTTTTGCGAGAGCCCAGGATCAAATCTAAATCATATTCTTCTCACACACGACGGTTACGCTCTGACATGCAGAGCTGAACCGATTACTGTTAAAGCCTGTGCAAATGATAATTGCTCAACACTATATAATAATCAAGTAACTGTAAATTTCACCAACCCATCTTCCGGTTGGGAAACAGACCCTGCTACTTTTACCGGTGGTCAAACTACTGTAGATTTAATCCATACCGATAACGAAACTATAACAATAAATGCTGAAGCAACTTCTCCCATTGCTGATAATAATACAAGGTGTCTAAACACAAGTGGTGGCGCTGACTGTGAAATTATATTCACAGATGTGGGAATAATAATTGATGGAGACGATGCCAGCACAAATCCGGAAAGCGATATAACAACTCAGATTGCCGGTAAACCTTCCGACACAAATCCAAACGGTGAAACCCAGCTTATCCGTGTAATTCGAACAAATGATAAAACAGGGGCTTGTATTCCCGGGGTACAAAACAAAAATTTAGATGTTTCTTTCAGCTATTCACTGCCTCAAATAAATCAGGGATTGGAAGATAATTCTATACAAGTTACTGCTAATGGAGGCAACATAATTCTCACTGACAATACTACCACTCAGTCTTTATCACTTAGTTTCGATAGTAATGGCACAGCACCTTTCATCTTCGAATCATCAGATGCCGGGAAGTACTCTTTGACAGCAGAAATGCAAATTCCCGTTACTTACTCAGACAATACAACTGCCGTACAAACTGTCACTGGAACAGATACAAGTAATGCATTTGTTGTGCGGCCTTTTGCAGTCTTTGCAAATGCTGTCGGAAACCCAAAAAGTCAGGATGCAAACGGAGGCGTATTTAGAAAAGCCGGTAACCCATTCACTCTAAATTTCAAAAGCTTAAAATGGACATCTGGCAGAGATTCAGACAATAACGGGGAATGGGATTCATGCGATAATTCAACTCTAACTGATCCCGGAAGCAATTATGCCCGTGTTCCTTCATGGGATATTGGTCAACCCTCTGTCAATTTAGCGCTCCCCTCTACCGGCAATAATCCCGGTATAAGTTATAATAACGGAAATATTACTTTTGCAAAGAGCAGCAACACTGTCAGCTCCGATAATATTACTTTTGGTGAAGTTGGTATAATTCAAATGCAGAAAGATGGATTGAACAATTTCCTTGGAGAAAGTGTTCAGGTTTGCTCGCCTTATATCGGCAGATTTACGCCACATCATTTTGAAGTAACATCAAAAACAACCGGAGACTTGGCTAATCAATGCAGCAACAGTTTCACTTACACAGGGCAAAAAACTAATTATCTTGTTAAGCCTGAGTTTATAATAACAGCTCAAAACAAAGATAACAATACCACCCAAAACTACAAAGGCAATTTCTTCAAACTTGAAAAATCAGGTATCGATATAACAACCCCGACAACAGACGCTAATCAAGTGGGTGAAGATGGAGTAAATAAAGTCAAAGTAAGTGTTGAAAGGGATGATGCATCTTTAAATCCTAATAATGACGGAACTGCCACATACACCTTCGGCAATGACAATATCACATATGTAAGAGATAACAATTCTCAAATAGCACCGTTTGATGCTTTAATAAATTTTGAAATAAACAGTATAGTTGACAACGATAGTGTTTCCGCAATTAATTTACCGGATAACATATCAGCAAGCGGTACAGAAATCAGATATGGCAGAATGGATATTTTGGATAATTACGGCCCTGAAACTGAGCCTTTAACTTTGGACGTAAGAACAGAATATTGGGACGGGGATTCTTGGGAGTTAAACGATAATGACAGCTGTACTCAGCTAACTGACAGCGATTTTTATCTGGATAATTATACGGTAAATTTAAATTCAGGCGAAACATCTCTTTTTGGCATTGCAGATATTAATAGTGGATACGGCTCATTGTCCCTGACAGCTCCAGGTGAAAATAATAATGGCTCTGTTGACATCAACCTTATTAGCTATCTATACCTACTGGATAACGAAACAGTTGGAACCGCGACTTTCGGCATATATCGTGGCAGGGATATAATCATAGACTGGCAGGAAGTACCTGCGGAATAG
- a CDS encoding four helix bundle protein: MEKPHKKLKTWQKSVEFCVKIYEITEKFPKDELYGLTSQIRRAAVSVPSNIAEGAARNSSKEKAQFYNIARGSISEIDTQIEIALRLKYIDDNDKQIIIKSLTEIDKLLYGLWKKSCEIK; this comes from the coding sequence ATGGAAAAGCCGCATAAAAAATTAAAAACATGGCAAAAATCTGTGGAATTTTGTGTAAAAATTTACGAAATTACAGAAAAATTTCCAAAAGATGAATTATACGGACTAACAAGTCAGATAAGAAGAGCAGCCGTTTCTGTTCCATCAAACATTGCTGAAGGTGCTGCCAGAAATTCCAGTAAAGAAAAAGCACAGTTCTATAATATAGCCCGAGGCTCAATCAGTGAAATTGATACACAAATAGAAATAGCTCTTAGACTGAAATATATAGATGATAATGATAAGCAAATTATAATAAAAAGCTTAACAGAAATAGACAAATTGCTTTATGGATTATGGAAAAAATCATGCGAAATAAAATAA
- a CDS encoding prepilin-type N-terminal cleavage/methylation domain-containing protein: MRNKIKETESLFFSTSRSHHLPISLPHSLTISRAKRGFTLIELVIIIILVGIVAMVVAPKITTSDIEKNAEVVRLMSDIRYVQHKSMVTGGGKGILFTTHGYNFLGISDKEDISGLSAITPPSQNPLYFDYLGRPDTDNISTNDNIVTNKITITIGGKNIYIAPYAGGVYE, encoded by the coding sequence ATGCGAAATAAAATAAAGGAAACAGAATCTCTCTTTTTCTCTACCTCACGATCTCACCATCTTCCCATCTCACTCCCTCACTCCCTCACCATCTCACGCGCTAAGCGCGGTTTTACATTGATTGAACTGGTTATAATAATAATTCTCGTAGGTATAGTTGCTATGGTTGTTGCTCCTAAGATTACTACATCTGATATAGAAAAAAATGCGGAAGTTGTCCGGTTGATGTCTGATATCCGATATGTGCAGCACAAATCAATGGTGACAGGCGGAGGAAAAGGCATCCTGTTCACCACCCACGGATACAATTTTCTCGGCATTTCCGATAAAGAGGATATAAGCGGTCTGTCTGCTATAACTCCACCCTCACAAAACCCGCTTTACTTTGATTATTTGGGCAGACCCGATACTGACAATATTTCGACCAATGATAATATTGTCACAAATAAAATCACAATAACTATCGGCGGGAAAAATATTTATATAGCTCCCTATGCAGGCGGGGTCTATGAATAA
- a CDS encoding prepilin-type N-terminal cleavage/methylation domain-containing protein, with protein MNKGFTLIEIIIFIVVFSIGVMGIMMLFFNTLGKTSDPTLRLRGVQVAEAVMEEIKGKKWDESTPNGGDNISTTIANICTEEPIDQEEEFDDIDDYVKDSNCDANTKTYSDYTSSDFGFDNLTSGFDISIKVGFADNSTGVYDFVNSQTNFKLIEIKVTKGVLNETYTLRMLKGNF; from the coding sequence ATGAATAAAGGATTCACTTTAATTGAGATAATTATTTTTATAGTTGTTTTTTCCATAGGTGTTATGGGAATAATGATGCTGTTTTTTAACACACTCGGCAAAACATCCGATCCTACTTTGAGGCTAAGAGGTGTGCAGGTTGCCGAAGCCGTAATGGAGGAAATAAAAGGGAAAAAATGGGATGAATCCACTCCAAACGGCGGTGATAATATAAGTACAACTATTGCAAATATTTGCACAGAAGAACCGATTGATCAGGAAGAAGAATTTGATGATATAGACGATTATGTAAAAGACAGTAATTGTGATGCAAACACAAAAACTTATTCTGACTATACCAGCTCCGATTTCGGTTTTGACAATCTGACCAGCGGTTTTGACATTTCTATAAAAGTCGGCTTTGCAGATAATTCTACAGGTGTTTATGATTTTGTTAACAGTCAAACCAATTTTAAATTAATAGAGATCAAAGTTACAAAAGGTGTACTTAATGAGACTTATACCCTAAGGATGTTGAAGGGCAATTTTTAA
- a CDS encoding four helix bundle protein — translation MGRSWKDLIVWQKSHEFVLYIYGLLEEFPKEEKYGLVAQIERASISIPTNIVEGRSKSSNKEFLKFLYISRDSLEEVKYLLILSRDLNYISKEIYLKLEEKLSKIGMLLNNLIKSIDSRTTSTTSTTPTTPTTPKTKGFTLIELIIAIVLLGIVAGVGVNLIMPIFTGYVDTRTKEYLFNEVKYGVQRMDRELRMAVPNSVKVIDSGNGIRFMKLYSGNYYEKPKGKNKNYLNIFDNCSNILKAFDPATKTTNDNLTVYVTKPDKIYNTPKYWYNASKCYNKDNITISNDLKAQSPYNRFYVIDTPMTFYQRGTRIYMSRDYNWTTTDGTDNSSPHYRLMSYVNDIDFNYEPGIPQKRNGVVTIAITMRKGTTTLNYKHQVHIRNVP, via the coding sequence ATGGGTAGAAGCTGGAAAGATTTAATTGTGTGGCAGAAAAGTCATGAATTCGTATTGTATATCTATGGGCTTCTGGAAGAGTTTCCCAAAGAAGAAAAGTACGGCTTAGTAGCACAAATTGAACGAGCATCTATCTCTATTCCTACAAATATAGTTGAGGGGCGCTCAAAGAGCAGCAACAAGGAATTTTTGAAATTTTTATACATTTCCAGAGATTCCCTGGAAGAAGTAAAATATTTACTCATACTCTCCAGAGATTTGAACTACATTTCCAAGGAAATATATCTGAAACTTGAAGAAAAATTGTCAAAAATCGGCATGCTTCTAAATAATCTCATCAAATCCATCGACTCCCGTACCACCTCTACAACCTCTACTACCCCTACTACCCCTACTACCCCTAAAACCAAAGGGTTCACATTGATTGAACTGATAATAGCCATAGTATTGTTAGGCATTGTGGCAGGTGTCGGGGTGAATCTAATTATGCCGATATTTACCGGCTACGTTGACACACGGACAAAGGAATATCTGTTTAATGAAGTAAAATATGGTGTCCAAAGAATGGACAGAGAGTTGAGGATGGCTGTTCCAAATTCTGTAAAAGTTATCGACAGTGGCAATGGAATACGATTTATGAAACTTTACAGCGGCAATTACTATGAAAAACCGAAGGGAAAAAACAAAAATTATCTGAACATTTTTGATAACTGCTCAAATATACTGAAAGCTTTTGACCCTGCCACCAAAACTACAAACGATAATCTGACCGTTTATGTTACTAAACCGGACAAAATATACAATACACCGAAATATTGGTATAATGCTTCCAAATGTTACAATAAAGACAACATTACAATAAGTAATGATTTGAAAGCCCAATCCCCTTACAACAGGTTCTACGTTATCGATACGCCGATGACTTTCTATCAAAGGGGGACAAGAATCTATATGAGCAGGGATTACAACTGGACAACAACTGATGGAACGGATAACAGCTCTCCGCATTACCGGCTCATGTCATATGTTAATGATATTGACTTCAATTATGAGCCGGGTATTCCGCAGAAAAGAAACGGAGTGGTGACAATTGCAATTACAATGAGAAAAGGAACCACAACACTCAATTATAAACACCAGGTTCATATAAGGAATGTTCCATGA
- a CDS encoding AAA family ATPase, protein MYNEYFGFTSKPFINTPDPDLFYCSESHEKALEAITYGIRQRSGFLSLIADVGSGKTTLCRVLLNKLTNVKSSLILNPFLTPYELLCSILEDFGINIPKNANKSALYKILSKFLINNYKEDKNVVIIIDEAQNLSFESLEMLRQISNIELENDKLVQILLVGQPELEALLRQKNLRQLNQRIAVKVTLEHLNNNETENYINFRITESLKYKKYIFSKPAINAIYKYTKGNPREINHIADKALLLAAADKKKQVNKKIVKAAYKDYIFIGSSGFKFKKSLMYASVLLILIITAAFTFKNSNLPAFSSEKSADKKQAEMQKSSDSSPKTAKTEKVSNADRISTKSTETENTEKCARLKVNLNFRAKPSLNAEVIKVLSEGSIYVINDIKDKWIRISEGNRNGWIVNKKSFIDIKKCGES, encoded by the coding sequence ATGTACAACGAATATTTCGGATTCACATCAAAACCGTTTATAAATACACCTGATCCGGATCTTTTTTACTGCTCCGAATCCCATGAGAAAGCTCTGGAAGCCATCACATACGGGATACGGCAGCGCAGCGGTTTTTTAAGCCTCATTGCAGATGTGGGAAGCGGCAAAACAACTCTCTGCAGAGTGCTTCTAAACAAACTTACCAATGTCAAATCAAGCCTTATCCTGAATCCCTTTCTCACACCATATGAACTTTTGTGTTCCATACTGGAGGACTTTGGAATAAATATCCCAAAGAACGCTAACAAGAGTGCTTTGTATAAAATTCTTTCAAAATTTCTTATAAATAATTATAAAGAGGATAAAAATGTTGTAATAATTATCGACGAAGCCCAAAATCTGTCATTTGAATCATTGGAAATGCTCCGACAGATATCAAATATCGAGCTGGAAAATGACAAATTGGTTCAGATTCTGTTGGTGGGTCAGCCGGAACTGGAAGCCCTCCTTCGCCAAAAAAATCTAAGGCAGCTCAATCAGCGCATAGCTGTAAAAGTAACACTGGAACATCTAAATAATAACGAGACCGAAAATTATATTAATTTCCGAATCACCGAATCATTAAAATATAAAAAATATATATTTTCCAAACCAGCAATAAATGCCATTTACAAATATACCAAAGGGAACCCCAGGGAAATAAATCATATAGCAGACAAAGCTCTTCTTTTGGCAGCTGCAGACAAAAAGAAGCAGGTTAATAAAAAAATTGTAAAAGCAGCATATAAAGATTATATATTTATCGGTTCAAGCGGCTTCAAATTTAAAAAATCCCTGATGTATGCATCTGTACTGCTTATACTGATTATCACAGCAGCTTTTACATTTAAAAACTCAAATTTACCGGCTTTCAGCTCCGAAAAATCAGCAGATAAAAAGCAGGCGGAAATGCAGAAATCATCCGATTCATCACCGAAAACAGCAAAAACAGAGAAAGTTTCTAATGCAGACAGAATCAGTACAAAATCGACTGAAACAGAGAATACAGAAAAATGTGCACGGCTGAAGGTAAATCTTAACTTCCGTGCTAAACCATCCTTGAATGCTGAAGTGATTAAAGTATTGTCAGAAGGCTCAATTTATGTTATTAACGATATAAAGGATAAATGGATCAGAATATCCGAGGGCAACAGAAACGGCTGGATAGTTAATAAAAAATCGTTTATTGATATAAAAAAGTGTGGTGAATCTTGA
- a CDS encoding tetratricopeptide repeat protein codes for MSEIADALKKLKDNNNSRKSAGSYSKKYSFPHFSLSTIYILTAAIILIIPAGLYYYHTQNIVANINHTNITPVNVLQDKFNSKFAEYQETMSEKNTNDFYLLLLSGNYNKAEEIAEKSENNNLLAMLYFFTGNLSKSKIICENILHRNPENPEILNILSMIYFKMGDFEKSADIQAKIEEENYKTLLNKAVIYEKMGNYSQALSYYSKSLNHMEQTDKPLGESFLKKTLKRKIYMLGKKP; via the coding sequence TTGAGCGAAATCGCTGATGCCCTTAAGAAATTAAAAGATAATAATAACAGCCGCAAGTCTGCCGGAAGCTATTCTAAAAAATACAGTTTTCCCCATTTCAGCTTAAGCACAATTTACATTCTGACAGCAGCCATCATTCTGATAATACCTGCTGGCCTGTATTATTACCATACGCAGAACATTGTTGCCAATATAAATCATACCAATATAACACCCGTTAATGTTCTTCAGGATAAATTTAACAGCAAATTTGCGGAATATCAGGAAACTATGTCTGAGAAGAATACAAATGATTTTTACCTTCTGCTCCTTTCCGGAAATTACAATAAGGCTGAAGAAATAGCTGAAAAATCAGAAAATAATAATTTACTCGCCATGCTTTACTTTTTTACAGGCAACCTTTCAAAATCAAAAATCATTTGTGAAAACATTTTGCATAGAAACCCGGAAAACCCCGAAATTCTAAACATCCTTTCCATGATATATTTTAAAATGGGTGATTTTGAAAAATCAGCGGATATCCAGGCAAAAATCGAAGAGGAGAACTACAAGACCCTTTTAAACAAAGCCGTAATCTATGAAAAAATGGGCAATTATTCGCAGGCTTTGAGTTACTACAGCAAATCATTAAATCATATGGAGCAAACAGATAAACCGCTCGGAGAAAGTTTTCTCAAAAAAACACTGAAAAGAAAGATATATATGCTTGGGAAGAAGCCGTGA
- a CDS encoding PilN domain-containing protein — protein sequence MKNNEINLLPLKYQFDFNKHVAVRTSIAVIVCNIILLGVIYYCNITIIDKLNENLAQKQAYHSKLVSLNSNFSKYEQVYENKKKQLSDAKSKLRELMADNQKNNSPVIDSLRLFEFINRNIYVSSFSYGSGTFNFNGTAANDNAFYRFYKDLEQSEVVTRVNFLSLNRTDDSRQLKFKVKITMEPFYEH from the coding sequence ATGAAGAATAACGAAATAAATCTTCTGCCTTTGAAGTACCAGTTTGATTTTAATAAACACGTTGCCGTGAGAACCTCTATAGCGGTGATTGTATGCAATATAATACTGCTCGGAGTCATTTACTACTGCAACATAACAATTATCGACAAACTAAACGAAAACCTCGCTCAAAAACAGGCATACCACAGCAAATTGGTGAGTCTGAACTCCAATTTCAGCAAATACGAACAGGTATACGAAAACAAAAAGAAACAATTATCAGATGCAAAATCAAAACTTCGTGAACTCATGGCTGATAATCAGAAAAACAATTCGCCTGTGATAGACTCATTAAGACTGTTTGAATTTATAAACCGAAATATCTACGTTTCATCATTCAGTTACGGCTCAGGCACATTCAATTTTAACGGTACCGCAGCAAATGACAATGCATTCTACCGCTTTTACAAAGATCTCGAACAATCAGAGGTGGTTACGCGGGTAAATTTTCTAAGTTTAAACAGGACAGATGACAGCAGACAACTGAAATTCAAGGTAAAAATAACCATGGAGCCCTTTTATGAGCATTAA